The proteins below come from a single Staphylococcus sp. MI 10-1553 genomic window:
- a CDS encoding sugar-binding protein — protein MMKFNLQFFADTGTGGTATPAAATQTKVALGETKLKDKHTGIVKTVTDAKSYATPALITDDAIYMEGRSFTVMKGDVAELRDYDRTQANHMDSPKITERTYFLDQEKYWGRFIDKLDKRDTEGNIDVNYVVARQSAEVVAPYLDNLRFKNIAQNAKEHIAVAANREYDAVLSVTEKMTDDIAPANRTLFVTPAFYTKIKQLVIQLPQGDNKQQVLSQGVQGKLDGFVVVVVPTKFLQGVEAIAVAGQVCASPLQVNETKTNSNIPGRFGESVEQLLYTGAFVPEELQKFIYTLGGTAVAPKKDGKDAHKK, from the coding sequence ATGATGAAATTCAATTTACAATTTTTTGCTGATACGGGTACAGGCGGGACTGCAACACCTGCAGCAGCAACACAAACGAAAGTGGCACTGGGTGAAACGAAATTAAAGGACAAACACACTGGCATTGTAAAAACTGTGACAGATGCGAAGTCGTATGCGACACCTGCATTGATTACGGATGATGCGATTTATATGGAGGGGCGTTCATTCACTGTGATGAAAGGTGATGTGGCTGAATTACGCGACTACGACCGCACGCAAGCGAACCATATGGACAGCCCGAAAATTACTGAACGCACGTACTTCTTAGACCAAGAGAAGTATTGGGGTCGTTTTATCGATAAGCTTGATAAACGTGATACTGAAGGTAATATCGATGTGAACTATGTGGTTGCACGTCAATCGGCTGAAGTGGTCGCGCCTTATTTGGATAACTTACGCTTTAAAAACATTGCTCAGAATGCGAAAGAACACATTGCGGTTGCTGCGAATCGTGAGTACGATGCGGTTTTATCAGTCACTGAAAAGATGACGGACGATATTGCGCCTGCAAACCGAACATTATTCGTAACGCCTGCTTTCTACACTAAAATTAAACAGCTTGTCATTCAATTGCCACAAGGGGATAACAAGCAACAAGTGTTAAGTCAAGGTGTACAAGGTAAGTTAGATGGCTTTGTTGTTGTCGTTGTACCGACTAAGTTCTTACAGGGCGTTGAGGCGATTGCGGTTGCAGGTCAAGTGTGTGCGTCACCGCTTCAAGTGAACGAGACGAAAACAAACAGTAACATTCCTGGTCGCTTTGGCGAATCAGTTGAACAATTGCTTTACACTGGTGCGTTTGTACCGGAAGAGTTACAAAAATTCATCTACACACTTGGTGGTACTGCTGTAGCGCCTAAAAAAGACGGTAAAGACGCTCATAAAAAATAA
- a CDS encoding phage head-tail connector protein yields the protein MKAFVDKVKNRIGIDDHLQDKLLYEIVTNVVDELKLRLPKEQAFIPQPLYFIVIEVAVKRYNKVGSEGMVSESVEGRSMSYEEDDFKQYDSFINKFFDDGCGEVLFF from the coding sequence ATGAAGGCTTTTGTGGATAAAGTCAAAAACCGTATTGGCATTGATGATCACTTACAAGACAAGTTGCTTTATGAAATCGTCACCAACGTTGTTGACGAGTTGAAATTACGTTTACCGAAAGAACAAGCGTTTATTCCGCAACCCCTTTACTTTATTGTGATTGAGGTTGCGGTGAAGCGTTATAACAAGGTAGGTTCTGAAGGTATGGTGTCGGAAAGTGTTGAAGGTCGTTCAATGTCGTATGAAGAAGACGACTTCAAGCAATATGACAGCTTCATTAATAAGTTTTTTGATGATGGCTGCGGTGAGGTGTTGTTCTTTTGA
- a CDS encoding HK97-gp10 family putative phage morphogenesis protein, with protein sequence MMKITGVDDLKRVLKNMSDIDDDVNLIMTETCKEAPGIAVENARAVMVKGYWTGNLAREIESDMLDSLSFMLISNAAYSGFVEYGTRYMEAEPFMRPTSKQMGEQLRDDFMRLLKG encoded by the coding sequence ATGATGAAAATCACGGGCGTTGATGATTTAAAACGTGTACTTAAAAACATGTCTGACATTGATGATGATGTGAATTTGATTATGACTGAAACTTGTAAAGAAGCGCCGGGAATCGCCGTTGAAAATGCACGTGCTGTCATGGTGAAAGGCTATTGGACGGGGAATTTAGCGCGTGAAATAGAGAGTGACATGCTTGATTCGCTGTCCTTTATGCTCATCTCAAACGCAGCTTATTCGGGATTTGTGGAATACGGTACGCGTTACATGGAGGCTGAACCGTTTATGCGTCCGACGAGTAAACAGATGGGTGAACAGTTGCGTGATGATTTTATGCGCTTGTTGAAAGGTTAG
- a CDS encoding phage tail tube protein, with amino-acid sequence MADLVKGKDLLILLREKGKAEAAKKLMLGKEYKKSVESDGDTVDTFDGSFTTGGTKKTTFSVTVLMSREDSLPEEIEKGLGETVYEIWLADSKNVGRETNANKYKSEYMQGVFKKFDLKGEVGGIVEYEVEFNESGGGTKYGYATLPEEMKAKLTAAGYRFHDTTAADAVTNSTGNAEVENE; translated from the coding sequence ATGGCTGATTTAGTAAAAGGTAAAGACCTTTTAATTTTGTTACGTGAAAAGGGAAAAGCTGAAGCTGCTAAGAAGTTGATGCTCGGTAAAGAGTACAAAAAGAGTGTTGAGAGCGATGGCGATACTGTTGACACGTTTGACGGCTCATTTACGACTGGCGGGACGAAAAAGACGACATTTAGTGTAACGGTGTTAATGTCGCGTGAAGATTCACTACCTGAAGAAATCGAGAAGGGATTAGGTGAAACGGTTTATGAGATTTGGCTTGCGGATAGTAAGAACGTTGGGCGTGAGACAAATGCGAATAAATATAAATCGGAGTATATGCAAGGTGTCTTTAAGAAGTTTGATTTAAAAGGTGAAGTCGGTGGCATTGTGGAGTATGAAGTGGAATTTAATGAATCGGGTGGCGGTACAAAATACGGTTATGCGACGTTACCTGAAGAGATGAAAGCGAAATTGACGGCTGCAGGTTATCGATTCCACGATACCACTGCTGCAGACGCAGTGACAAATAGTACTGGCAATGCAGAAGTTGAAAATGAATAA
- a CDS encoding tail assembly chaperone produces the protein MVSVLVDNNEVVLHFGLGELMALDRDLGFEVKKVKLGSGLGFLVPKLEEGDVVGLAIMLKAATSRQPYPLKTEAQLESALVYAHETYGSFEAFGKVVIEEMGKHVLTQDLIKKHQKD, from the coding sequence ATGGTATCTGTTTTAGTTGATAATAATGAGGTTGTTTTACATTTTGGTTTAGGTGAGTTAATGGCGTTAGACCGTGATTTAGGTTTTGAAGTGAAAAAGGTAAAACTTGGCTCAGGTTTAGGTTTTTTAGTGCCTAAACTTGAAGAAGGCGATGTCGTTGGATTAGCAATAATGTTGAAAGCAGCAACATCAAGACAGCCGTATCCTTTAAAAACAGAAGCACAATTGGAAAGTGCGTTAGTGTATGCACATGAAACATACGGCTCATTTGAAGCATTTGGTAAAGTTGTTATCGAGGAAATGGGGAAGCATGTTTTAACCCAAGACCTCATCAAAAAACACCAAAAAGACTAA
- a CDS encoding phage tail protein yields the protein MAEDVYKVKAIFEAHTERFKKAIDSALNTIERFEKVSKAIDDVTLDADASRLNEVVDRVNAKLEALEHEKATAHLDAKDKVNEKVNKAKLALDFINNKRAQAALYLKDRLFNSKIAKVKTALKKLDASNISIKLNIDNGVATAKVLAFKARLRSIPNRIKSKIIVDVDNKKTTIFALTLKKMNERANNFNQRMDALANSIRTFGTVGQYVVRGMMISSFSALIPVIASAIPVVMAVGNALGVVGGGALGMAGAFGVAGIGLVGFAAMAKTATKMLEKGTIAASEATFGYQSALKNLKSVWQSIIRQNATHIFGAMRNALNGVSSAVQQLEPFLSRVASVVDKNTEAMNNWIQKSDTAKKAFKEIDSTGVKIFSNLLSAVGRFGDGLVNIFTQFMPLFQWVSEGFNNMGQAFQKWANKVSTEKGIQRFIAYTEKNLPVIGKIFGDTFLAIINLFRAFSGNSQDLFKTLSEMTGRFKAWSETVGQSKAFNDFMEYIKTNGPIVASLIVNIINALLKFGEAMAPIGAVVLQIINTIVQFISNLFEAHPVIAQIIGVLISLFGAFMSLYPAVEGIVLAVMDMMDVISLLTGPIGIVVAAIVALVAVFVYLFNTNETFRAKVMEVWNHIVTLITDAINIVWEFVMNIFGTLVAWWNENHDLILQTALTVWGWISTYIMVMLEAVQVVVQAVWPIITTVISTAMDVILSVIKLVMQLITGDWSGAWETIKSIGSKLVSGIVSLITNIFNGFVSIVSFIWNRLLSLAHSIFTKLRDKIVEKVEKAVSDARNKLHDFVEKFKEAGSNLIKGLVDGVKNAAGKLIEAVGGAVGGAIDKAKKLLHMKSPSRVFRQIGEFMMDGATIGVAARADQFIDSVGDAAKRAVDVFNPNLDVGDMVGDLSGTDARLVSNVVHKHEFDARPHQRVVRVEVQLDNDAMTAIVNGKNADNDATFEF from the coding sequence ATGGCAGAAGATGTATATAAGGTTAAGGCGATATTTGAAGCGCACACAGAAAGATTTAAAAAAGCGATTGATTCGGCTTTAAATACGATTGAGCGTTTTGAAAAAGTATCAAAAGCGATTGATGATGTCACGCTAGATGCTGACGCAAGCCGTTTGAATGAAGTGGTCGACAGAGTAAATGCAAAACTTGAAGCGCTCGAACACGAAAAAGCAACGGCGCATCTTGATGCAAAGGATAAAGTAAATGAAAAAGTTAATAAAGCTAAGTTAGCACTTGACTTTATTAATAATAAACGTGCTCAGGCGGCATTATATTTGAAAGATCGTTTGTTTAATTCGAAAATCGCAAAAGTAAAAACTGCACTCAAAAAGTTAGATGCTTCAAATATTAGTATTAAACTTAATATTGATAATGGAGTGGCCACTGCTAAAGTGCTTGCTTTTAAAGCGCGTTTAAGAAGTATTCCAAATCGTATTAAGTCAAAGATTATTGTAGATGTCGATAATAAAAAAACGACTATCTTTGCGTTAACTTTAAAAAAGATGAATGAAAGAGCTAATAATTTTAATCAACGTATGGATGCGCTCGCAAATTCAATTCGTACTTTTGGAACAGTGGGTCAATATGTGGTGCGTGGGATGATGATTTCTTCTTTTTCGGCACTTATTCCTGTTATCGCAAGTGCGATACCGGTTGTTATGGCAGTAGGTAATGCACTTGGTGTCGTAGGTGGCGGCGCATTAGGTATGGCAGGTGCTTTTGGTGTTGCTGGAATCGGGCTTGTTGGTTTTGCTGCAATGGCAAAGACAGCTACAAAAATGCTCGAAAAAGGGACAATCGCAGCGAGTGAAGCGACATTCGGCTATCAATCAGCATTAAAAAATTTAAAATCGGTTTGGCAAAGTATTATTCGACAAAATGCGACACACATTTTTGGTGCAATGCGCAATGCTCTTAACGGAGTATCGTCAGCAGTTCAGCAGCTAGAGCCATTTTTGAGCCGTGTTGCAAGTGTTGTTGATAAGAATACAGAAGCAATGAATAACTGGATTCAAAAATCAGATACTGCCAAAAAAGCTTTTAAAGAGATAGACTCAACAGGTGTTAAAATCTTTTCGAATTTATTGAGTGCTGTTGGCCGTTTTGGTGACGGGTTGGTCAACATATTTACACAATTTATGCCTTTGTTTCAATGGGTATCTGAAGGGTTCAATAATATGGGGCAAGCGTTCCAGAAATGGGCAAATAAGGTGTCTACTGAAAAAGGTATTCAAAGGTTTATTGCTTACACTGAAAAGAATCTGCCTGTGATTGGGAAGATATTTGGCGATACGTTTTTAGCTATTATCAATCTATTTAGGGCGTTTAGTGGTAATTCACAAGACTTATTTAAAACGTTATCTGAAATGACGGGGCGTTTTAAAGCTTGGAGTGAGACAGTAGGTCAATCTAAGGCGTTTAATGATTTTATGGAGTACATTAAAACAAATGGTCCTATTGTTGCATCCTTAATTGTTAACATTATCAATGCGTTGCTGAAGTTTGGAGAAGCAATGGCTCCTATTGGCGCTGTCGTGTTACAGATTATTAATACTATCGTTCAGTTTATATCCAATTTATTTGAAGCACATCCTGTGATTGCTCAAATTATTGGTGTCCTTATCAGTTTGTTTGGTGCTTTCATGTCACTTTATCCTGCTGTTGAAGGGATTGTGCTTGCGGTAATGGATATGATGGACGTCATCTCCCTATTGACCGGGCCGATTGGTATAGTAGTTGCTGCAATTGTTGCTTTGGTCGCTGTTTTTGTTTATCTGTTTAATACTAACGAGACTTTCAGAGCAAAAGTGATGGAAGTTTGGAATCATATTGTGACGCTTATCACTGATGCAATAAATATTGTGTGGGAATTTGTGATGAATATTTTTGGCACTTTAGTGGCGTGGTGGAATGAAAACCATGATTTGATTTTACAAACTGCATTAACGGTTTGGGGTTGGATTAGTACGTATATTATGGTCATGCTTGAAGCCGTGCAAGTGGTCGTTCAAGCGGTTTGGCCGATAATTACTACGGTGATTTCGACTGCGATGGATGTTATTTTGAGTGTCATTAAATTAGTGATGCAGCTGATAACAGGTGACTGGTCAGGTGCTTGGGAGACGATTAAGAGTATTGGTTCTAAGCTTGTATCAGGCATTGTGAGTTTAATTACTAATATTTTTAATGGTTTTGTAAGTATTGTGTCATTTATTTGGAATCGTCTTTTATCACTTGCGCATAGCATTTTTACGAAACTTCGAGATAAGATTGTTGAAAAAGTTGAAAAGGCTGTTTCTGATGCGCGAAACAAACTTCATGATTTTGTCGAAAAATTTAAAGAAGCGGGAAGTAATTTAATTAAGGGGCTTGTCGATGGTGTTAAAAATGCGGCAGGAAAATTGATTGAAGCTGTCGGTGGTGCTGTTGGTGGTGCAATTGATAAGGCGAAAAAGCTACTTCATATGAAATCGCCATCTCGTGTGTTTAGGCAAATCGGTGAGTTTATGATGGACGGTGCGACTATTGGTGTTGCAGCGCGTGCAGATCAATTTATCGATTCTGTTGGCGATGCTGCAAAGCGTGCGGTGGATGTGTTTAATCCGAACTTAGATGTTGGTGATATGGTTGGTGATTTGTCTGGCACGGATGCACGTCTTGTGTCTAATGTTGTGCACAAACATGAATTTGACGCACGTCCGCATCAGCGTGTGGTACGTGTTGAGGTGCAACTGGATAATGATGCGATGACTGCTATTGTCAATGGTAAAAATGCGGATAATGATGCGACATTCGAATTTTAA
- a CDS encoding phage tail domain-containing protein codes for MDVQITKLDGTSYFLSDYDIHVLDFVVESMEYEDKYAKIDGLHGRYLVDSVFDKRKIGIPCIFITENNSDYVKQRTMLYSIVQDTEPFYIRELRKRVKNQYHFHDTVAADRADSMGDAEHFEQFVDGKRYLVKLSNVLKPTQTKFSGRVELEFETVKLPFAESIGTSNDLEKREFNDMWSEDMKINFDDLSYTKYTFKHVNDGEVYYHGNVALDQFNMYSVVTIIIGERTDYFKWSLNNGTVMYIRGITLNPGDIITYDGVRVYRNGEPILQYAGIEIPRFKPGFNHFKFNQLVAHVNFDMRFYFK; via the coding sequence GTGGATGTTCAGATTACAAAACTTGATGGGACGTCCTATTTTTTAAGTGATTATGACATTCATGTGTTGGATTTTGTAGTTGAAAGTATGGAGTATGAAGATAAATATGCCAAAATTGACGGGTTACATGGTCGATACCTTGTAGATTCTGTGTTTGATAAGCGTAAGATTGGTATTCCGTGCATTTTCATTACAGAGAATAACTCAGATTATGTTAAACAAAGGACGATGCTTTATAGTATTGTGCAAGATACTGAGCCTTTTTATATTCGAGAGTTGCGTAAGCGTGTTAAAAATCAATACCATTTTCATGATACGGTTGCAGCTGATCGCGCTGATTCAATGGGTGATGCTGAACATTTTGAGCAGTTTGTTGATGGCAAGCGGTATTTGGTGAAGTTGAGTAACGTGTTAAAGCCGACGCAGACAAAATTTTCAGGTCGTGTTGAACTGGAATTTGAGACGGTTAAATTGCCGTTTGCTGAATCAATTGGAACGAGTAATGATTTAGAAAAACGAGAATTTAATGACATGTGGTCAGAAGACATGAAAATTAATTTTGATGACCTATCATACACGAAGTATACTTTTAAGCATGTCAATGACGGTGAGGTATACTATCACGGTAATGTTGCATTAGACCAATTCAATATGTATTCTGTTGTAACGATAATTATCGGTGAACGTACTGATTATTTTAAATGGTCGTTGAATAATGGAACGGTCATGTACATTCGTGGTATCACATTAAATCCTGGCGATATTATTACGTATGACGGTGTACGTGTCTATCGTAATGGTGAGCCTATATTACAATATGCGGGGATAGAGATTCCTCGTTTTAAACCTGGTTTTAATCACTTTAAATTTAATCAACTTGTTGCGCATGTCAATTTTGATATGCGCTTTTATTTTAAGTAA
- a CDS encoding phage holin family protein: MILMGLDILTGVAKALKNKNLWSHASFFGYARKLLIFCIVILANMIDQIIGTNGGIVMVTLFFYIANEGLSIVENCAEMGVLIPKQIAEKLAIIGNDEHKSIMHELKEEMSDTTKK, encoded by the coding sequence ATGATATTGATGGGGTTAGATATTTTAACCGGCGTTGCGAAGGCGCTAAAAAATAAGAATTTATGGAGTCATGCTTCGTTTTTTGGTTATGCTAGGAAGCTATTGATTTTCTGTATTGTTATTTTAGCTAATATGATTGATCAAATTATTGGTACGAACGGCGGTATTGTGATGGTGACGTTATTCTTTTACATTGCCAATGAAGGACTGTCTATTGTAGAGAATTGTGCTGAGATGGGTGTTTTAATTCCTAAACAGATTGCTGAGAAGTTAGCAATAATTGGGAATGATGAGCATAAGTCAATTATGCATGAGTTAAAAGAAGAAATGTCGGATACAACTAAAAAATGA
- a CDS encoding peptidoglycan recognition protein family protein — translation MVKEKIGTWNGVPVYTDFLPIGTRRSGQRLVSGNPKFAVFHDTGNRDSTAQNNVDYYRNTYNIDWAYTASAHVFVDDKECIICIPVTEKAWHVLYDTPIDNNWYGDDANDIAFGLEACYFSDRNRTRKSLDNACRIMGALCNSWDINPRNEMPGHQDIQYDKQDPGNILEAAGYGRHDMHIIDDLVVKYMNGDAPVPKVAKTVSQPKQGKPPKTVWAWHGIFTAYEDNDDAIVVRRAFGMDKEEVDSGSWIYPGEYVVFDQVIKDVKNKMWWIRFKYQADGANKKDNFYMPIGKITDKEGKLLKEKALWGKLEVK, via the coding sequence ATGGTTAAAGAAAAAATCGGTACATGGAACGGTGTACCCGTATATACGGATTTTTTGCCAATTGGGACACGTCGAAGCGGTCAAAGGCTCGTAAGTGGGAATCCTAAATTTGCGGTGTTTCATGATACAGGAAATAGGGATAGCACCGCTCAAAATAATGTCGATTATTATCGAAATACGTATAATATCGATTGGGCTTATACTGCATCAGCGCATGTGTTTGTGGACGATAAAGAGTGTATTATCTGTATTCCAGTGACTGAAAAGGCATGGCATGTATTGTATGATACGCCTATCGACAATAATTGGTACGGTGATGATGCGAATGATATCGCTTTTGGGTTAGAAGCTTGTTACTTTTCTGATAGGAATAGAACACGTAAGTCATTAGACAATGCGTGTCGTATTATGGGTGCGTTGTGTAATTCTTGGGATATTAACCCACGTAATGAAATGCCAGGCCATCAAGATATTCAGTACGATAAGCAAGATCCAGGCAATATTTTGGAAGCAGCGGGTTATGGCAGGCACGACATGCATATTATTGATGATTTGGTCGTTAAGTATATGAATGGAGATGCACCAGTGCCGAAAGTAGCCAAAACAGTGAGTCAGCCGAAGCAAGGTAAACCGCCTAAAACGGTGTGGGCATGGCATGGTATTTTCACTGCTTATGAAGATAACGACGATGCGATTGTCGTACGTCGCGCATTTGGAATGGATAAGGAAGAAGTGGACAGTGGTTCATGGATTTATCCAGGTGAATATGTAGTATTTGATCAAGTGATTAAAGATGTTAAAAACAAGATGTGGTGGATTCGCTTTAAGTATCAAGCGGATGGGGCTAATAAGAAGGATAATTTTTATATGCCGATTGGAAAAATTACTGATAAAGAAGGAAAATTGTTGAAAGAAAAAGCATTGTGGGGAAAATTAGAGGTTAAATAA
- a CDS encoding XRE family transcriptional regulator: MRNEIIKLLNSNISAYKISKDTGVNEATIKQLRLGKSKLDRLGLLNAEKLYNYQKQLERENE; this comes from the coding sequence ATGAGAAATGAAATCATAAAACTACTTAATTCTAATATTAGTGCATACAAAATTAGTAAAGACACAGGCGTGAATGAAGCGACTATTAAGCAATTAAGATTAGGGAAGTCTAAATTAGATCGGTTAGGTTTATTGAACGCTGAAAAACTTTACAACTACCAAAAACAACTCGAACGAGAAAATGAATAA
- a CDS encoding restriction endonuclease, with protein MKIYKEKKLQNLLKKSNMKDIDRMRGLDFELYLKVLFKEIGYKAITTSGIHDYGADLILKKNNHKRVVQAKRYDYKKNVSISAIQEIFASRYYHQAYECWVVTNSFFTKSAVKLAKACNVHLKDRYQLAQWINQINLNQTPKQIVTKNIDNRHCPKCGGKMKMRKNKLGNSFVGCSNYPNCMYTESL; from the coding sequence ATGAAAATCTATAAAGAAAAGAAACTTCAAAACCTATTGAAAAAATCTAATATGAAAGATATAGATAGAATGCGTGGATTAGATTTTGAGCTTTATTTAAAAGTTTTATTTAAAGAAATAGGTTATAAAGCGATAACTACAAGTGGCATTCATGATTATGGCGCAGATTTAATCTTAAAGAAAAATAACCATAAAAGAGTAGTTCAGGCCAAAAGATATGATTATAAAAAGAACGTATCTATATCGGCTATCCAAGAAATATTTGCTTCACGTTATTATCATCAAGCGTATGAGTGTTGGGTAGTAACAAATAGCTTTTTTACCAAAAGTGCTGTTAAATTAGCCAAAGCGTGTAATGTGCATTTGAAAGATAGGTACCAACTAGCACAATGGATTAATCAAATCAACCTGAACCAAACTCCAAAGCAAATCGTTACTAAAAATATTGATAATAGACATTGCCCAAAATGTGGAGGGAAAATGAAAATGCGAAAAAATAAACTAGGTAATTCGTTTGTTGGTTGTTCAAATTATCCAAATTGTATGTATACAGAATCTTTATGA